A single region of the Fusarium fujikuroi IMI 58289 draft genome, chromosome FFUJ_chr05 genome encodes:
- a CDS encoding URK1-like protein, with amino-acid sequence MATPPRASSHSSEGGTPEPLSPQSRFKAQLAALESSDDETSSSNQYKDHNSKNHLNLPAQTIPDQEASDESDNDIIRPRGKLAARMQRTWQQKASGSSSSLQRESTGDCIETTHELGEKATEEVEKADNSSMPGAESQEDNALVTRRRLVRKAPSSPASKRTSRGPSPTLFVSSPLRPSPTRSVHNGSDSEVDIPALKSDRFKAMLERRRQKRRDEDATKEATEAAKRAKQQKVAQEMEEMVSDDDNSSITDDEGGRRLTQAERPSARKASKKAIEEMKRETQRMSRNMQLAHEAKTRKKITKNSLFERFNFRPAGEPEPDVASSSRVPTPHSDVEMQGVDTPPSSPPVSKETATAVTDPETAAGDDEFDLPTTDSLAETTRLKPDKGKGKAVETRTEQEQPLQNPRRQFRVKLPPMKANMTMVDSDDELEITTTTKDKIRAVFDMAPAKKAQEHSSVQALRALAQLKSPGKETRRKNENHGMTAGELQAYLYQKARQQAKVERDRRVDLLKAQGVVVQTAEERERQMQDAEDIVARARVEAQMIRQKEKAAAKKEAKENGEVDPLAWDDSEDDEYQASGNEADGEGSVVELSGSEDEEELSDDEQTDGNNMVEVEARDGESEASADENDDATLIASQDVQDDIEEFPATRYRRLRKPIVLSDEEEEDTVERTPRPNTTVHMSPTVPNTQSPTAPRSVLRSAKKNFIPGLPVQGPAGLGLTQIFAGTMDDSQMNSADGPTQSLMPDFDHFPDSNFSATMDEPMEDMIVDSQKNDSQRNAQDIALDLSQSQMRGLDSLLREESTQISEMIDFTQDGGLQDQTPLKNRFIEAPVSTTETMLVDHDDSTQASPLVRRGRLRRRIETSQRIQETPEPASADKTDNVFEALREGAKNEHKKRLQPEFDHKNSKAKEMVQEQAEESEDEYAGLGGADGEDSDNESATSLKDIIDDTASNDIDGAKLAALYAAREQAEDEKQVEKLFKDITTGMLRRKRGAGYDLDDSDDDGEARRRMKRRQFAKMQKALFSDERVKKIAENPGNQAFLRTIEDRGSDDEMDFLDAPEEIVESSQSQSQDESSEAQTVPDSQPQKVLGPAGSRVPGYLRRTKDGKKPSNIGEVRETLSDLLEEPHGSVIPATEVGSDSEGEDNTITETRSDKENDTSNPRRGRVAVVDRISLKRNGSSNVSTGRLAFATASNSSFKVPALLRRATTNSFVSGTVSTTSSGSPAPASGFGEEAKIKKGASKKSGVHAFARDSERRAKLEQNERKREERKIKGAEKRVGVVGDLLGKGSFE; translated from the exons ATGGCTACTCCCCCACGAGCTTCCTCCCACTCCTCAGAGGGTGGAACTCCCGAACCACTTTCACCACAGTCTAGATTCAAAGCGCAACTTGCAGCTCTTGAGAGTAGTGACGACGAAACATCCTCTTCAAACCAATACAAAGACCATAACTCAAAAAACCACCTCAACCTCCCAGCACAGACCATACCTGATCAAGAAGCGTCCGATGAATCAGATAATGACATAATTAGGCCACGAGGCAAGCTGGCGGCCAGGATGCAACGGACATGGCAGCAAAAGGCGTCCGGGAGCTCGTCTTCTTTGCAAAGAGAAAGTACTGGGGACTGTATAGAGACGACTCACGAGCTAGGAGAGAAGGCGACTGAAGAAGTGGAGAAGGCAGACAATAGTAGCATGCCCGGTGCTGAATCGCAAGAGGATAATGCTCTTGTTACACGCCGAAGATTAGTTCGCAAGGCACCTTCATCGCCAGCCTCGAAGCGCACCTCTCGTGGTCCCAGCCCAACACTTTTCGTATCATCGCCTCTTCGCCCTTCGCCAACCCGATCTGTACATAATGGCTCTGATTCGGAGGTTGACATCCCTGCCCTCAAATCCGATCGCTTTAAAGCGATGCTGGAGCGCCGCAGACAAAAGAGGCGTGACGAAGATGCCACTAAAGAAGCAACAGAGGCCGCAAAACGGGCAAAGCAACAGAAAGTCGCCcaggagatggaagagatggTCTCGGATGACGATAACTCCAGTATCACCGACGATGAAGGCGGCCGACGACTAACACAGGCCGAGCGACCCAGTGCTCGTAAAGCCAGCAAGAAGGCCAtcgaagagatgaagagagaaaCTCAGAGAATGTCGAGAAATATGCAGTTGGCACATGAAGCCAAGACACGAAAGaagatcaccaagaacaGTTTGTTTGAGCGTTTCAACTTTCGCCCGGCAGgggaaccagaaccagatgTTGCCAGCTCGAGTAGGGTCCCGACACCACACAGCGATGTTGAGATGCAGGGTGTCGATACACCACCGAGTTCCCCCCCAGTTTCTAAAGAGACTGCCACCGCCGTTACAGATCCAGaaactgctgctggtgacgATGAATTCGACTTGCCAACTACAGACAGCCTGGCTGAGACAACCAGACTCAAACCAGATAAAGGAAAGGGAAAGGCTGTGGAAACTCGAACCGAACAGGAACAGCCCCTGCAAAATCCGAGGCGCCAATTTCGAGTCAAGCTTCCACCTATGAAAGCCAATATGACCATGGTAGATTCGGATGACGAGTTAGAGATtacaaccaccaccaaggacaagattCGAGCTGTATTCGACATGGCGCCAGCAAAGAAAGCACAAGAACACAGTTCCGTTCAAGCATTACGCGCCCTGGCCCAACTAAAATCTCCCGGCAAGGAGACAAGGCGAAAGAACGAAAATCACGGCATGACAGCAGGAGAACTCCAGGCCTATCTGTATCAGAAGGCTCGGCAGCAAGCTAAGGTAGAGCGTGACCGCAGAGTTGATCtgctcaaggctcaaggtGTCGTTGTTCAGACCGCTGAAGAGCGTGAGCGTCAAATGCAAGACGCTGAGGACATTGTCGCTAGGGCAAGGGTGGAGGCACAGATGATCAGGcaaaaagagaaagcagccgccaagaaggaagcgaAGGAGAATGGCGAAGTTGACCCCTTGGCTTGGGATGACAGCGAGGACGACGAGTATCAGGCATCTGGAAACGAAGCTGACGGAGAAGGATCAGTTGTTGAGTTGTCCGGAtctgaggacgaggaggaactCAGTGACGATGAGCAAACAGATGGCAATAACATGGTCGAAGTCGAGGCTCGAGATGGAGAGTCTGAAGCCTCTGCTGATGAGAATGACGATGCAACTCTTATTGCCAGTCAAGATGTTCAAGACGATATAGAAGAGTTCCCTGCTACGAGATATCGACGATTGCGAAAGCCTATTGTTCTttccgacgaggaggaggaggacacAGTCGAAAGGACACCGAGACCAAACACTACTGTCCACATGTCACCAACAGTCCCAAACACCCAATCTCCAACTGCACCTAGATCAGTCCTCCGTTCAGCAAAGAAGAACTTTATCCCTGGTTTGCCGGTACAAGGGCCGGCCGGTCTCGGTCTCACACAAATTTTCGCCGGTACCATGGACGACAGCCAAATGAATTCTGCAGACGGCCCAACCCAATCCCTGATGCCCGATTTCGATCATTTTCCCGACTCCAACTTCTCTGCGACCATGGACGAGCCCATGGAGGACATGATCGTGGACAGTCAAAAGAATGACAGCCAAAGGAATGCTCAAGACATCGCTCTCGACCTTTCTCAGTCTCAAATGCGCGGCCTGGACAGCTTGCTTCGGGAAGAGAGCACTCAAATCTCCGAAATGATTGATTTCACTCAGGATGGTGGGCTCCAAGACCAAACACCCTTAAAGAACAGATTTATCGAGGCACCAGTTTCGACTACAGAGACTATGTTGGTCGATCACGACGACTCGACCCAAGCTTCGCCACTCGTCCGCCGTGGCCGCCTTCGCCGCAGAATAGAGACATCTCAACGCATTCAGGAAACACCAGAGCCGGCATCTGCAGACAAGACTGATAATGTTTTTGAAGCGCTGAGGGAGGGTGCCAAGAACGAACATAAGAAACGGCTCCAACCCGAGTTTGATCACAAGAACAGCAAGGCAAAAGAGATGGTTCAGGAACAAGCTGAGGAATCCGAAGATGAATATGCTGGGCTGGGTGGTGCAGATGGCGAGGACAGTGACAATGAATCTGCCACGTCACTCAAAGACATTATAGACGACACTGCTAGTAACGACATTGATGGAGCCAAACTCGCTGCTTTATATGC CGCTCGAGAACaggcagaagatgagaagcaggTGGAGAAGCTTTTCAAGGACATCACGACTGGCATGCTTCGCCGTAAACGAGGTGCAGGCTACGACCTTGATGattcagatgatgatggcgaggcTCGCCGTCGAATGAAGCGTCGACAGTTTGCTAAAATGCAGAAAGCTCTTTTTTCCGACGAGCGTGTCAAGAAGATAGCCGAGAACCCTGGAAATCAGGCCTTCTTAAGAACGATCGAGGATCGTggcagtgatgatgaaatgGACTTTTTGGATGCACCAGAGGAGATTGTTGAGTCCTCACAGTCCCAGTCTCAGGATGAAAGCAGCGAGGCTCAGACCGTTCCTGACAGCCAACCTCAGAAGGTTCTCGGCCCTGCGGGTAGCAGGGTCCCTGGCTATCTGCGTAGGaccaaggatggcaagaagcCCTCCAACATTGGTGAAGTTCGCGAAACTTTATCCGATCTGTTGGAAGAACCCCATGGTTCAGTTATCCCTGCAACTGAAGTCGGTTCAGACAGTGAAGGTGAAGACAATACTATCACAGAAACTCGCAGCGACAAGGAGAACGATACCTCCAACCCCCGCCGTGGCCGTGTTGCTGTCGTTGATCGCATCAGTTTAAAACGCAATGGTTCTTCAAACGTTAGCACTGGGCGCCTCGCCTTTGCAACAGCATCAAACTCCTCATTCAAAGTCCCTGCTCTGCTTCGCCGTGCTACTACAAATTCGTTTGTATCTGGTACAGTCTCTACCACAAGCTCTGGTTCACCAGCGCCGGCGAGCGGATTTGGTGAGGAGGCTaagatcaagaagggagccagcaagaagagcgGTGTACATGCTTTTGCTCGTGACAGCGAGAGACGAGCAAAGCTGGAGCAGAATGAgcgaaagagagaagaaagaaagattaaaGGAGCAGAGAAGAGAGTGGGAGTCGTAGGTGATTTATTGGGTAAGGGTTCATTTGAATAA
- a CDS encoding probable myo-inositol 1-phosphate synthase (MIPS), whose protein sequence is MAPHAEVGTGSSNGAVYNGRGSSATQDLFTVNSPNVTYTDAEIRSRYTYRTTKVDVDANGKYVATPNETLYDFKVDRKIPKVGMMLVGLGGNNGTTVTAGILANRRQLAWDTKEGPRESNYYGSVVMGSTLKLGHDAKTHQEINIPFHNILPMVHPNDLFIGGWDISKMNLAQAMDRAQVLEPTLKAQVKKEMAEMVPLPSIYYPDFIAANQEDRADNVLEGSKACWAHVEKIRQDIRDFKAKNGLDKVIIMWTANTERYADLIEGVNDTADNLLKAIEQGHEEVSPSTVFAVACILENAPFINGSPQNTFVPGAIELAEKHNAFIGGDDFKSGQTKMKSALVDFLINAGIKLTSIASYNHLGNNDGKNLSSQKQFRSKEISKSNVVDDMVEANHVLYKKGEHPDHCVVIKYMPAVADNKRALDEYYAEIFMGGHQTISLFNICEDSLLASPLIIDLVIIAEMMSRIQWKAVSSDGTATTEYKSFHSVLSVLSYMLKAPLTPPGTPVVNALAKQRAALTNIFRACVGLEPESDMTLEHKLF, encoded by the exons atggctcctcACGCGGAAGTAGGCACGGGCTCCTCGAACGGGGCGGTCTACAACGGCCGAGGTTCCTCAGCTACTCAGGACCTCTTCACCGTCAACTCCCCAAACGTCACCTACACTGATGCGGAAATTCGTTCCCGATACACCTACCGCACTACCAAggttgacgttgatgctAATGGCAAGTATGTTGCCACTCCAAATGAGACTCTCTATGACTTCAAGGTCGACCGTAAGATCCCCAAGGTCGGCATGATGTTGGTTGGCCTCGGAGGCAACAACGGCACTACCGTCACCGCTGGCATCCTCGCCAACCGCCGTCAGCTCGCCTGGGATACCAAGGAGGGTCCTCGCGAGTCCAACTACTACGGCTCTGTTGTTATGGGCTCGACCCTCAAGCTCGGCCATGATGCCAAGACCCATCAGGAGATCAACATTCCCTTCCACAACATTCTCCCTATGGTTCACCCCAACGACCTTTTCATTGGCGGCTGGGACATTAGCAAGATGAACCTGGCTCAGGCCATGGATCGCGCTCAGGTCCTCGAGCCTACCCTCAAGGCccaggtcaagaaggagatggctgAGATGGTTCCCCTTCCCTCCATCTACTACCCAGACTTCATTGCTGCCAACCAAGAGGACCGTGCTGATAACGTTCTCGAGGGCTCCAAGGCTTGCTGGGCTCACGTTGAGAAAATCCGCCAGGACATCCGTGACTTTAAGGCCAAGAACGGCCTTgacaaggtcatcatcatgtgGACTGCCAATACTGAGCGATATGCCGACCTGATTGAGGGCGTCAACGACACTGCAGACAACcttctcaaggccattgagcAGGGTCACGAGGAGGTCTCCCCCTCAACTGTCTTTGCCGTCGCCTGTATTCTTGAGAACGCCCCTTTTATCAACGGCTCCCCACAGAACACCTTTGTTCCCGGCGCCATcgagcttgctgagaagcaCAATGCCTTcattggtggtgatgatttcAAGTCTGGCCAGACCAAGATGAAATCCGCCCTGGTTGATTTCCTCATCAATGCTGGTATAAAATTGACATCTATTGCCAGCTACAACCATCTTGGCAACAACGATGGCAAGAACTTGAGTTCCCAGAAACAGTTCCGCTCCAAGGAAATTTCGAAGTCCAACGTCGTTGATGACATGGTCGAGGCTAACCACGTTCTGTACAAGAAGGGCGAGCACCCTGACCACTGCGTTGTGATCAAGTATATGCCTGCTGTTGCCGACAACAAGCGTGCTCTTGACGAATACTATGCCGAGATTTTTATGGGCGGTCACCAGACCATTTC GCTCTTCAACATCTGCGAGGACTCCCTTCTGGCCTCTCCTTTGATCATTGACTTGGTCATCATTGCCGAGATGATGTCTCGTATCCAGTGGAAGGCTGTATCTTCTGATGGTACTGCTACTACCGAGTACAAAAGCTTCCACAGCGTCTTGAGCGTCCTTAGCTACATGCTGAAGGCTCCCCTCACCCCTCCTGGCACTCCCGTTGTCAATGCACTGGCCAAGCAGCGCGCTGCTTTGACTAACATTTTCCGTGCTTGCGTTGGCCTCGAGCCGGAATCTGACATGACTCTTGAGCACAAGCTCTTCTAG